A single region of the Brassica rapa cultivar Chiifu-401-42 chromosome A03, CAAS_Brap_v3.01, whole genome shotgun sequence genome encodes:
- the LOC108871239 gene encoding uncharacterized protein LOC108871239, whose product MEKSSKSSVLLYVLVLALVLSPILPCQAASVHLGGGGPGGRKLMAPSPPVRMCPQCVCCAPAPPGYCCPCRCPGGP is encoded by the exons ATGGAAAAGTCATCGAAATCCAGCGTCCTCCTATATGTTCTTGTTCTTGCGCTGGTCCTGTCTCCAATACTCCCATGTCAAGCAGCTAGTGTGCATCTAGGAG GTGGAGGCCCTGGAGGCCGTAAGCTGATGGCACCGTCACCACCAGTTCGCATGTGTCCACAGTGTGTGTGTTGCGCACCGGCGCCCCCTGGATATTGCTGCCCATGTCGCTGTCCTGGTGGTCCCTAA
- the LOC103859904 gene encoding uncharacterized protein LOC103859904, with translation MGQQLRRAVGKVKEVERFPSSTSRVAAHRRSLPKEELAAAKSPSTAAVDGVSDEEGRRTTSDDNVLEERDPKYDTMLNQMVGRIKAKPGGKAEMGEASVVESSKRPLPKLRNTTPESTRYEEKPVPQGTLNVAQVRHIMLLFQGKAQDHSGSMSVEEIAKNYRIDVSQVKKITQFLSLPPEVTDKQKKRYE, from the exons ATGGGTCAGCAACTTCGTCGAGCCGTTGGGAAAGTCAAAGAAGTTGAGAGATTCCCATCTTCTACATCTAGGGTCGCCGCACATCGGAGATCGCTTCCAAAGGAAGAGCTCGCCGCCGCGAAATCTCCGTCTACCGCCGCCGTTGACGGTGTTTCtg ATGAAGAAGGTCGAAGAACAACGAGTGATGATAATGTTCTAGAAGAACGAGACCCAAAGTACGATACAATGTTGAATCAAATGGTGGGGAGGATTAAGGCTAAACCAGGAGGCAAAGCTGAGATGGGAGAG GCATCAGTAGTGGAAAGTTCCAAGAGGCCACTTCCGAAGCTCCGGAACACAACTCCTGAATCAACAAGGTATGAGGAGAAACCTGTGCCTCAAGGAACGTTGAACGTGGCGCAAGTGAGACACATCATGCTTCTCTTTCAGGGGAAAGCTCAGGATCATAGCGGTTCAATGAGTGTGGAGGAGATAGCTAAAAACTACAGGATTGACGTCTCTCAGGTCAAGAAAATCACACAGTTCCTGTCTTTGCCTCCGGAGGTTACTGATAAGCAGAAGAAACGATATGAATAA
- the LOC108871175 gene encoding F-box/WD-40 repeat-containing protein 1 gives MDSNECPSLPLELCEEILCRVPTKSLMRFKLACKRWLALFNDKRFVNKHLALVEEHFIRINSDRKVTIISPMTRACSSFPLPYEFQATPDIYTMIHCDGLLLCILESSAMAVWNPCLNQVRWIKPESSYSINCFYGGIGYDGLSQDGGYKILRFGDRDIFRNQYTNTVVVDIYELKSNYWKKYKVSLDWHVVKTCRGVSLMGNMYWIAKWNQAGFFIQSFNFSTETFEPLASLPFDYGAYDVHNLSAFRGNNLSLLVQNKETEKIEVWVTNMGKKGVIISWTKFFSVTRPDRPVFRACEGIATKVHFIDKKNRVVVCCEEVTVDERCVSVNIYLFGEGEIEKQEIELHKRGFSWPFVSGYAYLPSLVPV, from the coding sequence ATGGATTCGAATGAGTGTCCATCCTTACCTCTCGAACTATGTGAGGAAATACTTTGTAGAGTTCCAACTAAATCTCTTATGCGATTCAAGTTAGCATGCAAACGATGGCTCGCTCTTTTCAATGACAAGAGATTCGTCAACAAGCACTTGGCTCTCGTCGAGGAGCACTTCATACGGATCAATAGTGATCGCAAGGTTACAATCATCAGTCCCATGACCAGAGCTTGCTCATCTTTTCCACTCCCATACGAATTTCAAGCTACACCTGATATCTATACTATGATTCACTGCGATGGCTTGTTGCTATGCATCTTAGAGTCCTCTGCGATGGCAGTTTGGAATCCATGTTTGAATCAAGTTCGATGGATCAAGCCCGAGAGTTCTTATTCCATTAACTGTTTCTACGGTGGTATTGGATACGATGGTCTATCTCAAGATGGTGGCTACAAAATCTTGAGGTTTGGCGACAGAGATATCTTTAGAAATCAGTACACAAACACAGTGGTTGTTGATATATACGAGCTCAAATCCAATTATTggaaaaaatataaagtttcttTGGATTGGCACGTGGTTAAAACTTGTAGAGGAGTGTCACTCATGGGAAACATGTATTGGATTGCTAAATGGAATCAAGCTGGCTTTTTCATCCAAAGTTTTAATTTCTCTACCGAGACATTCGAGCCCTTGGCCTCTCTTCCCTTTGACTATGGTGCATATGATGTTCACAACTTATCAGCTTTCAGAGGAAATAATCTTTCTTTGTTAGTACAAAACAAAGAAACTGAGAAGATCGAAGTATGGGTTACAAACATGGGCAAGAAGGGTGTGATAATATCGTGGACCAAGTTCTTTAGTGTGACTAGACCTGACCGCCCGGTGTTTCGTGCTTGTGAAGGTATTGCTACTAAGGTGCATTTTATTGACAAGAAGAATAGGGTTGTCGTATGTTGTGAGGAAGTAACAGTAGATGAAAGGTGCGTAAGTGTTAATATCTATCTTTTTGGAGAGGGTGAGATAGAAAAACAAGAGATAGAACTACATAAACGAGGTTTTAGCTGGCCTTTTGTCTCCGGCTATGCGTATCTTCCAAGTCTTGTTCCGGTGTAA
- the LOC103859905 gene encoding monothiol glutaredoxin-S10-like, with protein MDVVARLASQSAVVIFSKSTCCMSHAIKCLFYEQGVSPAIVEIDQYMYGKDIERALARLGCSPQVPVVFIGGKLIGTATTVMTLHLDGTLKRLLKEAGALWL; from the coding sequence ATGGATGTGGTAGCAAGGTTAGCGTCACAAAGTGCAGTGGTAATATTCAGCAAGAGTACATGCTGCATGTCTCATGCAATTAAATGTCTGTTTTATGAGCAAGGAGTGAGTCCTGCGATTGTCGAGATCGATCAATACATGTACGGTAAAGATATTGAGCGGGCTTTGGCCCGGTTAGGATGTAGCCCTCAGGTTCCCGTGGTTTTCATCGGAGGGAAATTAATAGGAACTGCCACTACCGTTATGACTCTTCATCTTGACGGGACATTGAAAAGGCTGCTCAAGGAAGCTGGTGCTTTATGGCTTTAG
- the LOC103859906 gene encoding monothiol glutaredoxin-S10, with translation MDVVATLASQRAVVIFSKSTCCMSHAIKRLFYEQGVSPAIVEIDQNMYGKDIEWALARLGCSPTVPAVFVGGKFVGTANTVMTLHLNGSLKRLLKEAGALWL, from the coding sequence ATGGATGTGGTAGCAACATTGGCGTCACAAAGAGCAGTGGTGATATTCAGCAAGAGTACTTGTTGTATGTCTCATGCAATCAAACGTCTTTTTTACGAGCAAGGAGTGAGCCCAGCAATTGTAGAGATCGATCAGAACATGTACGGTAAAGATATCGAGTGGGCCTTGGCTCGTTTAGGTTGCAGCCCTACTGTTCCGGCAGTTTTTGTCGGAGGGAAATTTGTAGGAACGGCCAATACCGTCATGACTCTTCATCTCAATGGCTCATTGAAAAGGTTGCTCAAAGAAGCTGGTGCTTTGTGGCTATAG